From Dethiosulfovibrio russensis, a single genomic window includes:
- a CDS encoding EH signature domain-containing protein: MSLLSSEKASQLLNFQFESKLFSAKARNVVSSQTKEIVHSASVVMQRVQENCAGSGKPPAGADLAAVATSFIDLAPHGIDGLKQRFFRHRDVKHLAWALSYKDEACPKSIMESPYFSLALEVIGSMPQRRFLRILFDLLLSEWSQIPSGNRKLLQASLKQLLAISNDKNRFVRLLQKEHFYFLEEKGPYLLSLEILKASHEELESFLDPDHMKSSDRFTSLPFFVNSLKATSYFFEVAAYTIDAICGPYAIDKAGQTEKLNRVLPSLVKLAEKRFIGADLRRILVPIIVWIDKHPSEGASWKERIKELAMRKVGDPYIKANWGGWPGIGERQKKALDLARDILNRWISESLISLFFEKIMINNDRKEFWLPYAEKLSVRIFCNKGDLNSLREDSRIINQMGTRLSQLRGTGAVLVMTAGDYLLIEFSTGGNAFYVYKRENLGKYGLKRLEDVIENDAEESLSVFDIKKTDMPRISEVYQEEGRFFHYADWERTLALWLKTQVGV, encoded by the coding sequence ATGAGTCTCCTGTCTTCTGAAAAAGCATCCCAACTCTTGAACTTTCAATTCGAATCGAAGTTATTTTCTGCAAAAGCGCGAAATGTGGTTTCAAGTCAAACTAAAGAGATTGTGCATTCGGCATCTGTGGTTATGCAGCGTGTTCAGGAAAATTGTGCTGGAAGCGGGAAGCCTCCGGCAGGCGCCGACCTTGCGGCCGTGGCTACCAGTTTTATCGATCTTGCTCCTCATGGGATCGATGGCCTGAAACAAAGGTTTTTCCGGCATAGAGACGTAAAACATCTTGCCTGGGCTCTCAGCTACAAAGATGAGGCTTGTCCGAAGTCCATCATGGAAAGTCCTTACTTTTCATTGGCCCTTGAAGTTATTGGGAGCATGCCGCAAAGGCGTTTTTTGCGGATCCTCTTCGATTTGCTGCTTTCAGAATGGAGCCAGATCCCTTCAGGTAATCGAAAACTCCTTCAGGCGTCATTGAAACAACTATTAGCTATCAGCAATGACAAAAATCGTTTTGTTCGTTTGCTCCAGAAGGAACATTTCTATTTTTTGGAGGAGAAAGGCCCGTATTTGCTTTCGTTGGAAATTCTTAAAGCCTCACATGAAGAATTAGAGTCCTTCCTGGATCCGGACCATATGAAATCCTCGGATCGGTTTACATCGCTGCCTTTTTTCGTCAATTCTCTTAAAGCCACAAGCTATTTCTTTGAAGTCGCTGCGTATACTATCGATGCTATCTGTGGACCGTATGCCATCGATAAAGCGGGTCAAACGGAGAAACTGAACAGAGTCCTTCCTTCCCTGGTGAAGTTGGCCGAAAAGCGCTTTATTGGCGCGGACCTCCGCAGGATCCTCGTTCCTATAATCGTCTGGATAGATAAACATCCTAGTGAGGGTGCGTCCTGGAAGGAACGTATCAAGGAACTGGCTATGCGTAAGGTCGGCGATCCCTATATCAAGGCCAATTGGGGTGGTTGGCCTGGGATCGGTGAAAGGCAAAAGAAAGCTCTCGATCTAGCGAGGGATATCCTGAATCGCTGGATCAGCGAGTCTCTCATTTCCCTTTTCTTTGAAAAGATTATGATCAACAATGACCGCAAGGAGTTCTGGCTGCCCTATGCGGAGAAGCTATCGGTCAGAATTTTTTGTAATAAGGGTGATCTAAATAGTCTGAGAGAAGATTCAAGAATTATAAATCAAATGGGGACTCGCTTGAGCCAGCTTAGGGGAACGGGGGCTGTCCTGGTGATGACTGCGGGGGACTATCTTCTGATCGAGTTCAGCACGGGAGGCAACGCTTTTTACGTCTACAAGAGGGAGAATCTTGGGAAATACGGACTGAAACGGCTTGAAGATGTGATAGAAAACGATGCGGAGGAATCGCTTAGCGTTTTTGATATCAAAAAGACGGATATGCCCCGGATATCCGAGGTATATCAGGAAGAAGGCAGGTTCTTCCATTATGCAGATTGGGAAAGAACGCTTGCTTTATGGCTGAAGACGCAGGTGGGGGTGTGA
- a CDS encoding SNF2-related protein — translation MAEDAGGGVMMSSFQLVPDGVFFPKPMEKDTGKQDLSEALALSLLRELADNGSAEERGDGFLVSHEAVSALSSHEMTMLGLPDLFPFVVRIESEGDLQDSEFRFNWGFYVHYHGEKLPLGRCGSLLFQDENPAYTLPLNLFKLCEVLTEANAFDGPKDLAVNLRALKVIQDLAKEGGAELEPLLAETQVDVPEKLGIKLAREGEGISVAPELPEISIDSQRFERQVAKKPRDIYTESLPDGSRHRVIFSEAQKGELKKIKRHRYVSPEEKENFIDHPEEYFDPDLVDLDSFSDRVREIGCYKPKYYSFIMPYKSMWFGGLMTEDETGGQQKIVVKNEEDLDLLSTAIAQAVENSDERVTWGDFGIPLERAQDLYSRAEKCLRGDSKAQAVSKGDSAGKTRNDVLIIFENVETLDFAKTAPTSAGLEHIYEMPPNLGEGFSLLPHQQEGVAWLQQLSRFHDEASVGAMLADDMGLGKTLQILAFVEWHNAVRNTEGKPYLVVAPVALLENWKKEYIKFFPDGALGVNPLYGKRGSVLPPKDTEHNVPKLPKAIYLTTYETMRKRQRFFCAVDWAVTILDEAQKIKTPGTLVTNAAKALKAGVRIAATGTPVENTLVDLWCLSDFIMPGLLGSAKEFNKTYQRPLQDPDTDIRAIGEALQGKLGCFFKRRLKEDILDDLPSKYVEEFPRPMTPHQSQVYQETVDRLALARENNEKTQGIILKTLNKLRDISDHPYLVEMGEGFHKERPYPELIETSAKLEVTMEILRQIRDKGEKVILFALRRPIQELLQKILSEAFGLPMEHVSIINGSTPASPILAKRGEVSRQKAVDLFQSRPGFQAIVISPLAAGFGLNIAEANHVIHYSRHWNPAKEAQATDRAYRIGQKRDVYVYYPMATGQGFQSFDEILDERLRMKMDLAKGTLFPTERIEVNPTDLFEDLTKETSRTISSPRRVTEQNLDSMSQEFFEAMIAVIWTLQGYETHLISSKASRGADVLAVKDGEGYLFKAEQCEKSVGEPALIELLKGLGYYREQFGQGLAPCIVTNRGYPQEICELAAQNDVKLIDRQELQGLLDRYPVTWPDLHAKEDERF, via the coding sequence ATGGCTGAAGACGCAGGTGGGGGTGTGATGATGTCTTCATTCCAACTTGTCCCTGATGGAGTATTCTTCCCGAAACCGATGGAAAAGGACACTGGAAAACAGGATCTTTCCGAGGCTCTAGCTTTAAGCCTTCTTCGTGAATTGGCCGATAACGGTTCGGCTGAAGAGCGGGGAGATGGATTCCTCGTTTCCCACGAGGCTGTATCTGCCCTTTCATCTCACGAAATGACGATGCTCGGTCTTCCTGACCTTTTCCCATTTGTCGTCAGAATTGAATCGGAGGGAGATCTTCAGGATTCCGAGTTTCGCTTCAACTGGGGTTTTTACGTCCATTACCATGGGGAAAAACTCCCTCTGGGCAGGTGTGGTTCTCTTCTGTTTCAAGATGAAAATCCCGCATACACTCTCCCTTTGAATCTGTTTAAACTCTGTGAAGTGCTTACAGAGGCGAACGCATTTGATGGGCCTAAAGATTTAGCTGTTAACCTGAGAGCACTAAAGGTCATTCAGGATCTTGCTAAAGAGGGCGGGGCCGAGCTTGAACCTCTTCTCGCAGAAACTCAGGTGGATGTGCCCGAAAAGCTGGGAATCAAGCTTGCCAGGGAAGGGGAGGGGATCTCCGTTGCCCCCGAACTTCCCGAGATCTCCATAGATAGCCAGCGTTTTGAGAGGCAGGTTGCTAAAAAACCCCGAGATATTTACACAGAGTCGCTTCCCGATGGTTCTCGACACCGAGTGATTTTCTCTGAAGCCCAAAAGGGAGAGCTGAAAAAGATCAAGCGTCATCGTTATGTCTCTCCTGAAGAAAAAGAGAACTTCATCGATCATCCCGAGGAGTATTTTGACCCCGATTTGGTGGATTTGGACTCCTTCAGCGACAGGGTACGAGAGATCGGCTGCTACAAGCCGAAATATTATTCGTTCATCATGCCGTATAAGTCAATGTGGTTTGGAGGCTTGATGACAGAGGATGAGACTGGCGGGCAGCAGAAGATCGTTGTGAAGAACGAAGAGGACCTGGACCTTCTCTCGACGGCAATAGCACAGGCAGTGGAAAATAGCGATGAGAGAGTTACGTGGGGAGATTTCGGTATTCCCTTGGAGCGAGCCCAGGATCTCTACAGCAGAGCCGAAAAATGTCTGCGTGGAGATTCGAAAGCACAAGCTGTCTCTAAGGGGGATAGTGCTGGAAAAACGCGCAACGATGTTCTCATTATTTTTGAAAACGTTGAAACCCTGGACTTTGCTAAAACAGCCCCCACCTCTGCAGGTCTGGAACATATCTACGAAATGCCCCCGAATCTAGGGGAGGGTTTTTCTCTTCTTCCACATCAGCAGGAAGGTGTCGCCTGGCTTCAGCAGCTCTCTCGCTTTCATGATGAAGCTTCGGTCGGCGCCATGCTTGCCGACGATATGGGGCTTGGTAAGACGCTCCAGATTCTGGCTTTTGTCGAGTGGCACAATGCCGTTCGGAACACGGAAGGGAAACCTTATTTGGTCGTTGCACCGGTTGCCCTCCTGGAAAATTGGAAGAAAGAGTATATCAAGTTTTTTCCAGACGGGGCTTTGGGGGTGAATCCCCTCTACGGGAAGAGGGGAAGTGTCTTACCCCCCAAGGATACGGAGCATAATGTCCCTAAACTCCCGAAAGCGATTTATCTGACGACCTACGAGACTATGCGTAAACGGCAAAGGTTTTTCTGTGCCGTCGATTGGGCGGTTACGATTCTCGACGAAGCCCAGAAAATAAAAACTCCGGGGACTTTAGTGACCAATGCCGCTAAGGCGTTGAAAGCGGGAGTGCGGATTGCTGCTACGGGCACGCCTGTCGAAAATACCCTGGTCGATCTCTGGTGTTTGTCGGACTTCATCATGCCAGGTCTCTTGGGCAGTGCCAAAGAGTTCAACAAAACCTACCAGCGGCCGCTTCAGGATCCTGACACAGACATTCGTGCCATTGGCGAGGCATTGCAGGGGAAGTTGGGTTGTTTTTTCAAGCGTCGCCTGAAAGAGGATATCTTGGACGATCTGCCATCCAAATACGTTGAAGAGTTTCCACGACCCATGACGCCGCATCAAAGCCAGGTCTACCAAGAAACGGTAGACCGTCTTGCGCTTGCTCGCGAAAACAATGAGAAGACACAGGGGATTATTTTAAAGACTCTTAATAAGCTTAGGGATATTTCCGATCATCCCTATCTGGTTGAGATGGGCGAGGGGTTCCACAAGGAACGCCCTTACCCAGAGCTGATTGAGACCTCCGCAAAGTTGGAGGTGACTATGGAGATCCTCAGGCAGATTAGAGATAAAGGGGAGAAAGTTATTCTATTCGCTCTGCGTCGGCCGATCCAGGAACTCCTTCAAAAGATCTTGTCCGAAGCCTTCGGCTTACCGATGGAGCATGTGTCGATCATTAACGGATCGACACCGGCGAGTCCGATCCTTGCCAAACGAGGTGAAGTGAGCCGTCAGAAGGCGGTGGATCTTTTCCAGTCTCGCCCAGGTTTTCAGGCAATCGTGATCTCACCCCTTGCGGCAGGATTTGGTCTGAACATTGCCGAGGCGAACCATGTCATCCACTACTCCAGACATTGGAATCCCGCCAAAGAGGCCCAGGCTACTGATCGCGCCTATCGAATCGGACAGAAAAGAGACGTGTACGTTTACTACCCCATGGCAACTGGGCAGGGATTTCAATCATTCGACGAAATACTCGATGAACGCCTCAGGATGAAGATGGACTTGGCTAAAGGTACACTCTTTCCGACGGAAAGGATCGAAGTTAATCCGACAGATCTTTTCGAGGATTTGACTAAAGAGACATCCAGGACGATTAGCTCTCCACGTCGGGTCACAGAGCAGAACTTAGACAGCATGTCGCAGGAGTTTTTTGAAGCGATGATTGCAGTTATTTGGACTTTGCAAGGATACGAGACCCATCTCATCTCCTCAAAAGCCAGCCGTGGGGCTGATGTGCTTGCCGTTAAGGATGGTGAGGGATATCTATTCAAGGCCGAGCAGTGCGAAAAATCTGTTGGCGAACCTGCCCTTATAGAACTCCTTAAAGGGCTGGGATATTATCGGGAGCAATTTGGACAGGGACTTGCTCCGTGCATCGTAACGAACAGGGGGTATCCTCAGGAAATTTGCGAACTGGCCGCGCAGAATGATGTTAAGCTCATCGATAGGCAAGAGTTGCAGGGTCTTCTAGATCGCTATCCCGTCACTTGGCCGGACCTCCATGCCAAAGAGGACGAGCGGTTTTAA
- a CDS encoding HlyD family secretion protein, protein MKVTFSPKKSKDPNREGDIKVEYAPARRAFPRWRWYFVVLLVSSPLLFFFFKVGLGFLWASSPGVVFMEKVSVNCPRPGLVTELPVLRGQQLSSGDLIAKVVEPLLEARKAPLVAERRAILAQVPQLAQEGSLKKSLALAGKVLDGERDVLSQVQWLFERGAATRAELNEARGRVVRAEGDVIRAQADLEVASAAVDSPQNAVRLAQIEAELGAMEESQGEQITLSPIPGVVLDLYAEEGQTVAQGAPIATLGDPDSVSVVAFVDPRYLSMIDLESPARVRFPGGTVMEADPEGRPVIAGPLPSALAEPFSEGKQTVQVYLKTDSTIPLNLMVEGLPVKIHWGFRLPWR, encoded by the coding sequence ATGAAGGTCACCTTTTCTCCCAAGAAGAGCAAGGACCCCAACAGAGAGGGGGATATAAAGGTAGAGTACGCTCCGGCCAGAAGGGCTTTTCCCCGGTGGCGTTGGTACTTCGTGGTTTTACTGGTGTCCTCTCCGCTTCTGTTTTTCTTCTTCAAGGTCGGGTTAGGCTTTCTCTGGGCCTCCTCTCCGGGAGTCGTCTTCATGGAAAAGGTATCGGTCAACTGCCCCAGGCCGGGGTTGGTGACTGAGCTACCGGTTCTGAGAGGGCAGCAGCTCTCGTCGGGTGATCTCATCGCCAAGGTCGTCGAACCGTTGCTGGAGGCCCGCAAGGCTCCTCTTGTAGCGGAGAGACGGGCCATATTGGCCCAGGTACCTCAGTTGGCTCAGGAAGGTTCTTTAAAGAAGAGCCTGGCTCTGGCTGGAAAGGTGCTCGATGGAGAGAGGGATGTTTTAAGTCAGGTGCAGTGGCTTTTCGAAAGAGGGGCCGCCACCAGGGCGGAGCTGAACGAGGCTCGGGGCAGGGTTGTCAGGGCCGAGGGAGATGTCATAAGGGCTCAGGCGGATCTGGAGGTGGCCTCCGCGGCGGTCGACAGCCCTCAAAACGCCGTTAGGCTGGCCCAGATAGAGGCGGAGCTAGGGGCCATGGAGGAGAGCCAGGGGGAACAGATAACTCTTTCCCCTATACCGGGCGTAGTCCTGGATCTGTACGCCGAAGAAGGACAGACGGTGGCTCAGGGGGCTCCTATAGCCACTTTAGGGGACCCCGACTCCGTGTCGGTGGTTGCTTTCGTCGATCCAAGATATCTCAGCATGATCGACCTGGAATCTCCGGCGAGGGTAAGGTTTCCCGGAGGGACCGTCATGGAGGCCGATCCAGAAGGCAGACCGGTCATCGCCGGGCCTCTGCCCTCCGCCCTGGCCGAGCCGTTTTCCGAGGGTAAGCAGACCGTTCAGGTCTACCTTAAGACCGATTCTACCATACCCTTGAATCTGATGGTGGAGGGACTCCCTGTGAAGATTCACTGGGGATTCCGTCTTCCCTGGAGGTGA
- a CDS encoding diguanylate cyclase domain-containing protein has protein sequence MDRPKLIRLVADGEGALISSSLLVDLDDPYEIPSALINGDYGGLVLDLDLEESALVSMLTEVRKEPATSWLPVLCSSALHGDLVYLTDGVVATTEEAIGVVTEMRRRVSEIDLDALSQGREYRLLGYLYGRTSDIWPVLRPTSHDLYVYPDADFLGGEGDSARWLRNMRERGLVGNGTLVDRIRRCPSCEGARLNYVDVCPGCGSIDIAAKEFTHCFTCGRVAPTEEFLRGHSLQCPFCSTMLRHLGSDYDHPLESFVCNDCGLRFIEADVVVDCLDCRTRSKPEDLLIDSIHSYRLTEKGRSAAKVGSIDDVYALLDRLNYVVPAYFDQFLDWLIMLNRRYPDEVFSLLGIRFFNIVEMSESIGRQRTSQLMDSLAGRLRQLIRGTDVSTRNGTGILWLLLPRTDREGASILEERILALADEVVVEGVPKPRFCSSLFSVSEDLLEGDTAALVLARLSGDLEGS, from the coding sequence ATGGACAGACCTAAATTGATCCGTCTGGTGGCCGACGGTGAAGGGGCCTTGATCTCGTCGTCCCTTCTGGTCGATTTGGACGATCCCTATGAAATTCCGTCGGCTCTGATAAACGGCGACTACGGAGGTCTGGTATTGGATCTGGACCTGGAAGAGTCGGCATTGGTGTCGATGCTGACGGAGGTTCGCAAGGAGCCCGCCACCTCTTGGCTTCCGGTGCTGTGTTCCTCCGCGCTTCACGGCGATCTGGTCTATCTGACCGACGGTGTGGTTGCCACGACGGAGGAGGCTATCGGAGTCGTCACGGAGATGAGGCGGAGAGTCTCCGAGATAGATCTCGATGCCCTGAGCCAAGGCAGAGAGTACAGGTTGTTGGGGTATCTCTACGGCAGAACCTCCGACATATGGCCGGTACTTCGGCCGACTTCACACGACCTGTACGTCTATCCCGACGCCGATTTCCTCGGCGGAGAGGGAGATTCGGCTCGTTGGCTCAGGAATATGAGGGAGCGAGGGCTTGTCGGTAACGGCACACTGGTGGACAGGATCAGAAGGTGTCCCAGCTGCGAGGGGGCGAGACTCAACTATGTCGACGTATGTCCCGGTTGCGGCAGCATCGACATAGCGGCCAAGGAGTTCACCCACTGCTTTACCTGCGGAAGAGTGGCCCCTACTGAGGAATTTCTCCGTGGACACTCCCTCCAATGTCCTTTCTGCAGCACCATGTTGAGGCATCTGGGGTCGGACTACGACCACCCTCTGGAGAGCTTCGTCTGCAACGATTGCGGGCTTCGATTCATAGAGGCCGATGTGGTTGTGGATTGCCTCGACTGTCGAACCAGGTCCAAGCCGGAGGATTTGCTGATAGACTCCATCCACAGCTATCGTCTGACCGAGAAGGGCCGCTCCGCCGCCAAGGTCGGCTCCATCGACGACGTCTACGCCCTGTTGGATCGGCTGAACTACGTGGTGCCGGCCTATTTCGACCAGTTTCTGGACTGGCTGATAATGCTCAATCGGCGGTACCCCGACGAGGTTTTCTCTTTGCTGGGAATTCGCTTCTTTAATATAGTAGAGATGTCCGAGTCTATAGGAAGACAGCGAACCTCACAGCTCATGGATTCCCTGGCCGGAAGGCTCAGACAGCTTATAAGGGGGACCGACGTGTCCACCAGGAACGGAACGGGGATTCTCTGGCTCCTGCTTCCCAGGACCGACAGAGAGGGAGCCTCGATTTTGGAGGAGCGGATTTTGGCTCTGGCGGACGAGGTGGTGGTGGAGGGGGTTCCCAAGCCTCGTTTTTGCTCCTCTCTTTTCTCCGTATCGGAGGATCTGCTCGAGGGGGACACGGCGGCCCTCGTCCTCGCCAGGTTGTCCGGAGATCTGGAGGGAAGCTGA
- a CDS encoding glycosyltransferase family 2 protein: MPEPLFRAVSLFLDAPLSPETWQVLLKFIPFVLFLEMPVYIMIILGVLKHCLERMYQVPWRSDYYPSVSCLVTCYSEGDAVKHTIRSLARQIYPGRIQIIPIVDGAALNGETFRAAKSMESAVARLSNRSLQVVPKWQRGGRVSALNTGMNFADGEIVMALDGDTSFDNDMVERATRHFEDRSVGCVSGCLRVRNARSGLVTRLQAIEYFLSIQAAKTGLSALGVVNNISGAFGVFRRSVLDLIGGWDAGTAEDLDLTLRVKNYFGRYDGFRIIFDPEAMGFTDVPDTFRDFFKQRLRWDGDLSFLYFRKHWRSFSPKLVGWKNFLALLWTGLLFQVVMPLLIVCYTAYLFVAYPLSFAVWITVLVYLFYLAVTAVMFLLFVLLLSERPKEDLATMPWIVLSPLFAFACRVYGAFATLWELLGRGHRDTNMAPWWVTKKSKF; the protein is encoded by the coding sequence GTGCCGGAGCCCCTTTTCAGGGCGGTATCTCTTTTCCTGGATGCCCCTCTTTCGCCGGAGACATGGCAGGTTCTCCTCAAGTTCATCCCTTTCGTGCTGTTTCTGGAGATGCCGGTCTACATAATGATAATCCTCGGGGTGCTGAAACATTGTCTCGAACGGATGTACCAGGTTCCCTGGCGGAGCGACTACTATCCGTCGGTGTCCTGTCTCGTGACATGCTATAGCGAGGGAGATGCGGTTAAACATACCATAAGGTCTCTGGCCCGTCAGATATACCCGGGCAGGATTCAGATAATACCCATAGTGGACGGAGCGGCGTTGAACGGGGAGACGTTCAGGGCGGCCAAGTCGATGGAGTCGGCTGTGGCGAGGTTGTCCAACCGATCCCTTCAGGTGGTCCCCAAGTGGCAAAGAGGCGGCAGGGTATCCGCTCTCAACACCGGGATGAACTTCGCCGACGGAGAGATCGTAATGGCCCTCGACGGTGACACCTCCTTCGACAACGATATGGTGGAGCGGGCCACCAGACACTTCGAGGACCGGTCGGTGGGATGCGTGTCCGGTTGTCTCAGGGTCCGAAACGCTCGGAGCGGCCTGGTGACGAGGCTTCAGGCAATAGAGTATTTTCTCTCCATACAGGCGGCCAAGACGGGACTGAGCGCTCTCGGCGTGGTGAACAATATCTCCGGCGCCTTCGGGGTGTTTCGCAGATCCGTGTTGGATCTCATAGGGGGCTGGGACGCCGGTACCGCCGAGGATCTGGACCTGACCCTCAGGGTGAAGAATTATTTCGGTCGTTACGACGGTTTCAGGATTATATTCGACCCGGAGGCCATGGGGTTCACCGATGTGCCCGATACTTTCAGGGATTTTTTCAAGCAGAGGCTGAGGTGGGACGGAGACCTGTCGTTTCTGTATTTCAGAAAACACTGGAGGAGCTTTTCTCCCAAACTGGTGGGGTGGAAGAACTTTCTCGCCCTTCTCTGGACGGGACTGCTCTTTCAGGTGGTGATGCCCCTTCTCATAGTCTGTTACACAGCCTATCTTTTCGTGGCCTATCCTCTGTCCTTCGCAGTGTGGATAACCGTTTTGGTATACCTCTTCTACCTGGCTGTGACGGCAGTGATGTTCCTCCTCTTCGTCCTTCTCCTGTCGGAGAGACCGAAAGAGGATCTGGCGACGATGCCCTGGATAGTGCTAAGCCCCCTTTTCGCCTTCGCCTGTAGGGTATACGGTGCTTTCGCCACCCTATGGGAGCTTTTGGGAAGAGGTCACAGGGACACCAACATGGCCCCATGGTGGGTCACCAAAAAGAGCAAATTCTAG
- a CDS encoding NYN domain-containing protein: MSELDIIQPRLAVLIDADNARPSITEPLLAEVAKYGVASVKRIYGDWTTPNLGGWKTVLLEHSIQPIQQFRYTVGKNATDSAMIIDAMDLLFTNRFDGFCLVSSDSDFTRLAARIREAGLMVYGFGEKKTPKPFVSACDKFIYTEVISVNKEDSPSAIKRKTTDELKGDTQLVNLLRSALEAASDDTGWAQLGTVGSNIAKQSPEFDPRNYGYGKLGELAFAIGIFDVDERVQSDGHSRVIYIRNKPKSRKVARRTTNGNGNGGNGRKTRKKAQ, translated from the coding sequence ATGAGCGAACTGGACATCATACAACCCAGACTGGCGGTACTTATAGACGCCGACAACGCCAGGCCGTCGATCACCGAGCCTTTGCTGGCGGAGGTGGCCAAGTACGGAGTGGCGAGCGTCAAGCGCATCTACGGCGACTGGACCACCCCTAATCTCGGAGGCTGGAAGACCGTTCTGCTGGAGCACTCGATCCAGCCGATACAGCAATTTCGCTACACCGTGGGGAAGAACGCCACCGACAGCGCCATGATAATAGACGCCATGGACCTACTCTTCACCAACCGTTTCGACGGATTCTGTCTCGTGTCCAGCGACAGCGACTTTACCAGGCTGGCCGCCAGGATAAGGGAGGCAGGGCTGATGGTCTACGGTTTCGGCGAGAAGAAGACCCCGAAGCCCTTCGTGTCGGCCTGCGACAAATTCATCTACACCGAGGTCATATCGGTGAACAAGGAAGACTCCCCCTCGGCGATAAAGAGAAAGACCACCGACGAGCTCAAGGGAGATACCCAACTCGTGAACCTGCTTCGATCCGCTTTGGAGGCGGCGTCGGACGACACTGGATGGGCCCAGCTGGGAACGGTGGGTAGCAACATAGCCAAGCAGTCTCCCGAGTTCGACCCCAGAAACTACGGCTACGGCAAGCTGGGAGAGCTGGCCTTCGCCATAGGTATATTCGATGTGGACGAGAGGGTCCAGAGCGACGGCCATTCCCGGGTGATATACATCAGAAACAAGCCCAAGAGCAGAAAAGTCGCCCGTAGAACCACTAACGGGAACGGCAACGGAGGTAACGGTAGAAAGACCAGAAAAAAGGCCCAGTAA
- a CDS encoding fumarylacetoacetate hydrolase family protein produces MKFVAFESGGVTGIGVITADDGAVLDLRSALPDREYRDMQDFIERSSEREIEFLRKAIESPDRFGPLSLDKVRMLPPIARPIHDVLCVGVNYRDHLEETKGEMKDFADPSAPVFFTKRAIRIIGDGEPIEARLDLDDQLDYEVELAVIIGKAGVDIPAERVEEHVFGYSVLDDLSSRRLQKRHVQWFRGKSLDTYTAMGPVILHKSALPFPVKVDVRSYVNDELRQSSNTAMFIRDIPALVSEISAGMTLEPGDIIATGTPAGVGMGFSPQRFMKRGDTVVCEIPPIGRLVNRVE; encoded by the coding sequence ATGAAGTTCGTCGCGTTCGAATCTGGAGGAGTTACGGGGATCGGGGTCATTACGGCAGACGACGGTGCCGTTTTGGACCTCAGGTCCGCTCTGCCCGACCGGGAGTATAGGGACATGCAGGATTTCATAGAGAGGTCCTCCGAGAGGGAGATAGAGTTTCTTAGAAAGGCCATCGAGTCTCCGGACCGTTTCGGGCCTCTATCTCTGGATAAGGTCCGGATGCTCCCTCCAATAGCCAGACCGATCCACGACGTGCTCTGCGTCGGGGTCAACTACAGGGATCATCTGGAGGAGACCAAGGGAGAGATGAAGGACTTCGCCGATCCCTCCGCCCCGGTGTTCTTCACCAAGAGGGCGATCCGAATCATTGGGGACGGCGAGCCAATAGAGGCCCGTCTCGATCTGGACGATCAGCTGGACTACGAGGTCGAGCTGGCCGTCATAATAGGCAAGGCCGGTGTAGATATACCGGCGGAGAGGGTCGAGGAGCACGTCTTCGGTTATTCCGTGCTCGACGACCTCTCCTCCCGCAGGCTTCAGAAAAGACACGTCCAGTGGTTCCGGGGCAAGAGCCTGGATACCTACACAGCCATGGGACCGGTCATACTCCATAAATCGGCCCTGCCCTTTCCAGTGAAGGTGGACGTCAGAAGCTACGTCAACGACGAGCTTCGCCAGAGTTCCAACACCGCCATGTTCATCCGCGATATACCGGCCCTGGTTTCGGAGATCTCCGCCGGGATGACTCTGGAACCGGGGGACATAATAGCCACGGGCACCCCGGCGGGGGTGGGAATGGGTTTCTCCCCTCAGAGGTTCATGAAGAGAGGGGACACGGTGGTCTGCGAGATCCCTCCCATAGGGCGGCTGGTCAACAGGGTGGAGTGA